From one bacterium Scap17 genomic stretch:
- a CDS encoding SIMPL domain-containing protein yields MRNIISSAVLGGLLAVGMVWSGSYLKQAAQVWESSSRVVTVKGLAEREVKADLALWPLHFSVNANQLTGLHEALANDERKIRAFLTARGFPADQVSVTSPQVTDLYANSYNAQRPDERYRAEATVLVRSPKVDLVKQSASLTGELVREGILLSADYAYRTEFLFTGLEAIKPDMIAAATADARRAAQQFAEDSGSTVGHIKHASQGYFSISDLDSYTPDIKKVRVVTTIDYTLSH; encoded by the coding sequence ATGCGCAATATCATCAGCTCGGCCGTGCTGGGCGGCCTGCTGGCCGTGGGAATGGTCTGGAGTGGCAGCTATCTCAAGCAGGCCGCACAGGTGTGGGAATCTTCCAGCCGCGTGGTCACCGTCAAGGGGCTCGCGGAGCGCGAGGTCAAGGCCGACCTGGCCCTCTGGCCGCTGCACTTCAGCGTCAATGCCAATCAGCTGACCGGGCTTCATGAGGCGCTGGCCAATGATGAGCGCAAGATTCGCGCCTTTCTCACCGCCCGCGGCTTCCCCGCCGACCAGGTCAGCGTGACCTCTCCCCAGGTGACTGACCTCTACGCCAACAGCTACAACGCCCAGCGTCCGGATGAGCGCTATCGCGCCGAAGCCACGGTGCTGGTGCGCTCGCCCAAGGTCGACCTCGTCAAGCAGAGTGCCTCACTGACCGGTGAGCTGGTGCGCGAGGGTATCCTGCTCTCGGCTGACTATGCCTATCGCACCGAATTCCTGTTCACGGGGCTTGAGGCCATCAAGCCCGACATGATCGCGGCCGCGACCGCGGATGCCCGGCGCGCCGCCCAGCAGTTCGCAGAGGATTCCGGCAGCACCGTCGGTCACATCAAGCATGCCAGCCAGGGCTATTTCTCGATCTCGGACCTCGACAGCTATACCCCTGACATCAAGAAAGTCAGAGTCGTGACCACCATCGACTACACCCTGAGCCACTGA
- a CDS encoding aminoacyl-tRNA hydrolase, translating to MLTISNSVALADWEIDLTQIRAQGNGGQNVNKVASAVHLRFDVQRSTLPGFYKERLMQLSDQRISKEGVIIIKAQSHRTLELNKEDALARLKAMILEAVKVQKARRATAPSKGAKRRRVDSKTRKGKIKAMRGKVQV from the coding sequence ATGCTGACCATCTCCAATTCGGTAGCGCTGGCCGACTGGGAAATCGACCTCACCCAGATTCGCGCCCAGGGCAATGGCGGCCAGAACGTCAACAAGGTCGCCTCCGCCGTTCACCTGCGCTTCGATGTGCAGCGTTCGACGCTGCCCGGCTTCTACAAGGAGCGCCTGATGCAGCTGTCGGATCAGCGCATCAGCAAGGAAGGCGTCATCATCATCAAGGCGCAGAGCCATCGCACCCTCGAGCTGAACAAGGAAGATGCGCTGGCGCGCCTCAAGGCGATGATTCTGGAAGCCGTCAAGGTACAGAAGGCGCGCCGTGCGACAGCACCCAGCAAGGGCGCCAAGCGTCGCCGCGTCGACAGCAAGACGCGCAAGGGCAAGATCAAGGCCATGCGCGGCAAGGTACAGGTCTGA
- a CDS encoding LysR family transcriptional regulator has protein sequence MDIPHQRLVYFQVTVEAGSIRRAAARLNIAPSAVSRQIGLLEEAMAASLIERTRDGVQPTRVGEMLLEYIRERETLDQHLGERLDAYQRLETGEIRLIIGEGFVGDIINSPLRAFRKQYPGITLKVDTGSMQSIIDSVIEDEADIGLMYHERVHPQLRFWHSSPQPLVAIMSPEHPLASETHALTLEEVAQHPMALWGPSHGVRQLMDDGFREAGVRPHMVVQTNSMEVLKQAARSELCITLLPAFAAARELQEGVLIARDVECASFRQARAHIITRVGRRMPRASLQLLRHLERWIAAFSGPRQEAR, from the coding sequence ATGGATATCCCGCATCAGCGTCTCGTCTATTTTCAGGTCACCGTCGAAGCCGGCTCCATCCGGCGTGCCGCCGCGCGTCTGAACATCGCCCCTTCGGCTGTCAGTCGTCAGATAGGTCTGCTCGAAGAGGCCATGGCCGCCTCGCTCATCGAGCGTACCCGTGACGGCGTGCAGCCGACGCGGGTCGGCGAGATGCTGCTGGAATACATCCGTGAGCGAGAGACGCTCGACCAGCACCTCGGCGAGCGCCTCGATGCCTATCAGCGGCTGGAAACCGGGGAGATTCGCCTGATCATCGGCGAGGGCTTCGTCGGCGATATCATCAACAGTCCGCTGCGCGCCTTTCGCAAGCAGTACCCCGGCATCACGCTCAAGGTCGATACCGGCAGCATGCAGAGCATCATCGACAGCGTGATCGAGGATGAGGCGGATATCGGCCTGATGTATCACGAGCGGGTCCATCCCCAGCTGCGCTTCTGGCATTCAAGCCCGCAGCCGCTGGTGGCCATCATGTCGCCGGAGCATCCGCTGGCGAGCGAGACCCATGCGCTGACGCTCGAGGAAGTGGCGCAGCACCCCATGGCGCTGTGGGGGCCGAGCCACGGCGTGCGTCAGCTGATGGACGATGGTTTTCGTGAGGCCGGGGTGCGCCCGCATATGGTGGTGCAGACCAATTCCATGGAGGTGCTCAAGCAGGCGGCGCGCTCCGAGCTGTGCATCACACTGTTGCCGGCCTTCGCCGCGGCGCGTGAGCTTCAGGAGGGCGTGTTGATCGCACGGGATGTGGAGTGCGCCAGCTTCCGCCAGGCCCGCGCACATATCATCACGCGGGTCGGGCGGCGCATGCCGCGTGCCAGCCTGCAGTTGCTGCGCCATCTCGAACGCTGGATCGCGGCATTCAGCGGTCCGCGTCAGGAAGCGCGCTGA